Within Puntigrus tetrazona isolate hp1 chromosome 17, ASM1883169v1, whole genome shotgun sequence, the genomic segment CGCTGTCTATTTCTGCTCAGTCAGTAAGCACACAGTACAGTGAACTTTGTCAAGAGCTGAACAAAAACAGCTGCCATAAACAATTGCAGTTACAGCGGGGGAAGATCTTTGAATTTGAATCATCTCTCAAAACCACGAGCCAGTGCGCTCCCTGCAATCTTTTAACATGATCGTTGTTCTACTAATCCTGTCACTTTGTTGCAGTCAATGTACGATTATTGCCATAATGAAACAATGCAATTGTATAGCTTTGCTGTGCTGATACTGAAACGTTCACGAATAAATATCTCTTCTTCACAGGCGCTTCAAGTGGAGATGGTGTTTCGCAGCCTGGCATTCTATGGTCACTCCGGGGGAATCCTGTCCAAATAAACTGCACACACAATAAAGGCCTTGACTACAATCAGATGTACTGGTACCAGCAGAGAAAAGGAGGAAGTTTGCACCTCATTGTGTTCACAAAGAGCTATGATGTTCCAGAATTTGGAGATTCTGATCAAAGTAAATTCAAAGCACATCAAACGGTTCCAGAGAGAGGGACCTTTACTGTGAAGAATTCACAACCAGATGATAGTGCCGTGTATTTCTGTTCAGTGAGCAAACACAGTGTATCAAAATTTAGAGGAAGATGTACAAAAACACCTCATatattgtcaaaaataaataacataccATCCAAAAGGGGGCACTATGGTACAAGTAAACAAGAGTCTTCCATCCAGTGTCTTGTGGAATGAAAGCCCATGTTTTCCTATCAAAGAGATGCATTTAAGAGAGAAAACTAAGCTGCCACCCTAGACATCACTTCACTTCGTCTCCTGTATTTGATTCATACTGGAATCATTCAGCAAAACATGAGTAACGCTCActgtctctgtgtttctgtctttgttctgtgtcttGCAGGTAACTATTTTTAGCTTTCATAGTACATTCTGTCATTAAGATATATAAGATATCATCGCATCATTATAGAATTTAACCATTTATATTCTCTTTACAGTCACTGTTCTTGGTAAAAGTGCTGTCCAGACTCCTCCTGATCTcttgaagaaagaaaatgaatttgcTGAGATCAAATGTACAAACAATGTACAAGGTTATGATGTCATACAGTGGTACAAACAAAGCCAGAGAACCACGGGCCTTCAGTTTATGGGATACCTTAATATTAAACAAGAGATCAAAGAGACTACATTTAATGATAAGATCAATCTGGATGGAGATGGGAGAAATAACGTCACTCTGACTATCAAAAACCTCACGCTGAATGACAGTGCAGTGTATTTCTGTGCAGCATCTTACACAGTACTCAGAATCAGCTCCGTCTAATGCAAAAACTACATCATTAACAAGATGTTTGCAAATTCACACCCACTTTGCACCTGGAGTAGTGGTTCGGTTATCATACAATAGCTTGGCATTATCATGTTTAAGCATTtgcaaaaaagctaaaaaattaTATGAGCACGCTGTTATGCTTGTTTTTATATCTAGGCCATCTAAATGCATGTGCATTGTTTTATATGGCCCCAGacttataaaaaaaagctcTGGAAAAAACTGAActtgattaattcattttgattaaaaactgTCTTTCAGTGTAGATGTAAGTGAACAAACATCTGAATATTAAGAACATCCGCTAAATACAAAATTCACAATTTCTCATTTAACTTACTTgcatacttttattcaaattgTCAGAAATTGCCTTTGGTGACATCACTTCCTCCGCTGTCATTACTTTCGATCATTTGATCAACAGTATTTACTCTTAGCAGAGTCAGATATTGTAACGCAGGAAATCAGAATGAACGAGATTCTCATACGTTTCTCTGTCATATTTATGTGGCTCACAGGTAATAACGACTTTTAATGAAGCGTTTCTTGGTTTTTATCACAACAACTATATGTAATTAGTCTTTCATTgacattttatcattaaatcTTCGATTTATTTGTCTCTTTACAGCTTGCAGTCGTGGTAACACAGTTTACCAGACTCCTCTTAAATCAATAAAGCACAGAGATAAATCAGCTGTGTTTATATGTACACACGATATAACAGGTTATTTCCAAATGATGTGGTACAAACAGTCTCAGGGCGAGCTGGGATTTAAACTAATGGGATATCTTAATGGAGAAAGCGGTCAAATAGAGGCTGACTTTGAAAACAAGATTTCGCTGAATAGAACCGGAAGGAGTAACGGCACTCTGACAATTAAAAATCTCTCAGGACACGACAGTGCTGTGTATTTCTGTGCAGCATATGACACAGTGCTCTAAACTCCCTGTGTCTAATACAAAAACCTATGATGCACTGAcgatttattcagcttttgtTGTCTGCTTACATTTCTGGCTAAATTTTGATTTCTGAGCCAAAACTATTAGGAGCCCCATGGGTTAAAGTTATAGTCTATTTACGCAAATTCTGGCAATATGTCCATTTATCCCACTGAATACAACtagtacaaaaaaatagtaGTTTAGCTATTTTTTAAACGATTAAAACTGGTGTTGGTTTGTGTGTCAACTCAGTATGGCCACGTAgcatataaattaacatttaatgtgaTGATTCGTCATTCGATATAAAGaatttgcaaaacaaacaaaaatatcattCAAATATTCAGATGTAACAAAATTCAGTTAAACCTCCAGATGGAGGTGGTTTTACTTGCTAACCTTTACCGACAACTGATTTAAGATATTA encodes:
- the LOC122362329 gene encoding uncharacterized protein LOC122362329, with translation MKSIIVLILTLHCGQGISDVTQDPSVLMAVKGSSVRLNCTHKKDISFSQMYWYRQRPGQTMTLIVFTSSLSTNFEYGDFDKNKFPAIKTVPESGSLTVNDVETEDSAVYFCSVSASSGDGVSQPGILWSLRGNPVQINCTHNKGLDYNQMYWYQQRKGGSLHLIVFTKSYDVPEFGDSDQSKFKAHQTVPERGTFTVKNSQPDDSAVYFCSVSKHSVSKFRGRCTKTPHILSKINNIPSKRGHYGTSKQESSIQCLVE